One genomic window of Psychrobacillus sp. INOP01 includes the following:
- a CDS encoding DMT family transporter: MKNNIFLGAFLCFIASVSWGAMFPVAHHAFTYIDPFYFTIFRYGAVSIILVVLLLWKEGPKAFRMEGKGTLLWFFGTMAFTIYNLLIFWGEDLLGEPGVMVASIMESLMPMISIIIVWLFYRRRPYSFTLLCVVVSFVGAILVITKGNIGAFLSATNNIIPSLLILIAVVGWVVYTMGGDKFRGWSVLRYSTLSCLLGTISAAVIVGVATMVGYVSVPTIDTIQTVSPHLLFMIIFPGVIALVGWNVGVSILSPLNGLLFINFVPVTTLVISSAQGNHITSFEIIGVGFIILSLLANNIFVRLLQKKEIRQRVKQSLQESIS; this comes from the coding sequence ATGAAAAACAATATTTTTTTAGGTGCTTTTTTATGTTTTATCGCAAGTGTGTCATGGGGAGCGATGTTTCCGGTAGCACATCATGCTTTTACTTATATCGATCCATTTTATTTTACTATTTTTCGTTATGGAGCAGTTTCCATTATTTTAGTCGTTCTTTTATTATGGAAGGAAGGACCAAAGGCGTTTCGTATGGAGGGGAAAGGAACGCTTTTATGGTTTTTCGGCACAATGGCATTTACCATTTATAATTTACTTATTTTCTGGGGTGAGGATTTACTAGGAGAGCCAGGTGTTATGGTTGCGTCTATTATGGAATCATTGATGCCGATGATTTCTATTATTATCGTTTGGTTATTTTATAGACGCCGCCCTTATTCTTTTACATTATTATGTGTTGTTGTTTCTTTCGTTGGAGCAATACTTGTTATTACTAAAGGGAATATAGGAGCTTTTCTTTCTGCAACAAATAATATAATTCCATCGTTATTAATATTAATCGCTGTAGTTGGTTGGGTTGTGTATACGATGGGTGGAGACAAATTTAGAGGGTGGTCTGTCCTTCGATACTCGACATTAAGCTGTTTGCTAGGAACGATTTCTGCAGCAGTCATTGTAGGGGTAGCAACAATGGTAGGTTACGTCTCCGTACCGACAATAGATACGATTCAAACAGTTAGTCCACATCTATTATTCATGATTATCTTTCCAGGAGTTATTGCTTTAGTTGGATGGAATGTTGGAGTGAGTATTCTATCACCTTTAAATGGTTTGTTGTTCATTAATTTTGTTCCTGTGACGACGCTTGTTATTTCGAGTGCTCAAGGAAATCATATAACTTCCTTTGAAATTATAGGAGTAGGCTTTATCATACTGTCCCTTCTTGCTAATAATATTTTTGTACGCTTACTTCAAAAGAAAGAGATAAGACAACGAGTAAAACAAAGTCTACAAGAAAGTATTTCCTAA
- a CDS encoding LysR family transcriptional regulator → MELKDLEIFQHVAQKGTITEVAKELNYVQSNITARIKKLETELNTPLFNRHNRGMSLTPEGKKLLVYCEQILSLTNEMKKVVQNKDQPSGKLEIGTVETVIKLPTILSTFTKKYKEVDLSLFSGVTEKLQEDVLNHRLDGAFVTETTPHPELVSHDVFQEELVLISNKDTTSLEQLKNEPFLCFSKGCGYRARLEAWYKDENIVPKKVMEFGTLETILSSVVAGLGITFIPKSAVSHLEARGLIQCHLLPTKYSEIKTVFIRRSNTYLTTTVERFIETIDLSNGESSELLQF, encoded by the coding sequence ATGGAGTTAAAAGATTTAGAAATATTTCAACACGTTGCTCAAAAAGGAACCATCACAGAGGTTGCGAAAGAACTAAACTATGTTCAGTCAAATATTACTGCACGTATAAAAAAGCTTGAAACAGAGCTAAACACACCATTATTTAATCGACATAATAGAGGAATGAGCTTAACTCCTGAAGGAAAGAAGCTATTAGTATATTGCGAGCAAATTCTATCGCTAACCAATGAAATGAAAAAAGTAGTTCAAAATAAAGACCAACCATCTGGAAAATTAGAAATTGGAACAGTCGAAACTGTTATAAAACTACCAACCATTTTATCTACCTTTACTAAAAAGTATAAGGAAGTAGACCTTTCTCTTTTCTCGGGTGTCACAGAAAAGCTACAGGAGGACGTATTAAATCATCGATTGGACGGAGCTTTTGTCACAGAAACCACTCCCCACCCAGAACTTGTCTCCCATGATGTTTTTCAAGAGGAACTTGTTCTCATATCCAATAAAGATACAACATCCTTGGAGCAACTAAAAAATGAACCCTTTCTATGTTTTAGCAAAGGATGTGGATATAGAGCAAGATTAGAAGCTTGGTATAAAGATGAAAATATAGTTCCTAAAAAAGTAATGGAGTTCGGAACGTTAGAAACAATATTAAGTAGTGTCGTCGCAGGTTTAGGCATCACCTTTATCCCCAAATCAGCAGTTTCACATTTAGAAGCACGTGGACTTATCCAATGTCATTTATTACCTACCAAATATAGTGAAATTAAAACCGTATTTATAAGACGTTCAAATACGTATTTAACAACTACAGTCGAAAGATTTATCGAAACTATTGATTTGAGTAATGGAGAATCCTCTGAGCTATTACAGTTTTAG